A stretch of Roseovarius sp. M141 DNA encodes these proteins:
- a CDS encoding dimethylsulfonioproprionate lyase family protein: MSDALDRLEAAVADLVLATPALREFVDWPDCPNRHALEPLAIPAIPLIEGMTAAASPRTVHVVDAVKVAAPLAHWQQTYTVAEVGRDFLNRYGWFELLGPTGHFRSVSMRAYIAWWGEGLHYAMHLHEAEEFYYILAGAAEFHAEGQPSAILGSEHNRHHASNQPHAMDTHGAPVLTLVLWRGAGLGGSARMGTE, translated from the coding sequence ATGAGCGATGCTTTGGACAGGTTGGAGGCAGCGGTCGCTGATCTGGTTCTGGCGACGCCCGCCTTGCGCGAATTTGTCGACTGGCCCGATTGCCCCAACCGGCACGCGCTGGAGCCGCTTGCGATTCCAGCGATTCCCTTGATCGAGGGAATGACCGCTGCGGCGTCGCCCCGGACCGTGCACGTCGTTGATGCGGTCAAGGTAGCGGCCCCTCTGGCGCATTGGCAGCAGACCTATACCGTGGCTGAGGTCGGGCGCGATTTTTTGAACCGATATGGCTGGTTCGAGTTGCTCGGGCCGACCGGGCATTTCCGGTCCGTCAGCATGCGCGCCTATATCGCATGGTGGGGCGAGGGGCTTCATTATGCGATGCACCTGCATGAGGCCGAGGAGTTTTACTATATTCTCGCCGGGGCCGCCGAATTTCACGCCGAGGGGCAGCCTTCGGCCATACTCGGCTCTGAACACAACCGGCACCACGCGTCCAATCAACCCCATGCAATGGATACCCACGGCGCGCCGGTGCTGACACTGGTTCTGTGGCGCGGGGCCGGTCTTGGCGGTTCTGCGAGGATGGGCACGGAATGA
- a CDS encoding FAD-dependent oxidoreductase: MVPSHARVVIIGGGIMGCGLAYHLAHEGWSDVVLLEKAELTSGSTWHAAGQITHSTSSFALGTCVGYNINLYSRVLEKETGQSVTWHGCGSLRLAYTEDEVDWLHQTISVGKGLGFPMGLVGPEQIRELHPFYNLDGVRAALHTPDDGHVDPAGAALALAKGARQLGVRIIRQCRAMNVTQAASGEWLVETEAGGITCEHVVNAGGTYARQMALWSGYDLPATSMTHHYLITDTVPEFQDLDKELPVVRDDRLVSGYIRMEQKSGLIGIYEKANPNTVWEDHCPWDAEHELFEPDYDRIMPWLESAMGRMPVLADLGIKRAVHGAISHPPDGNPLIGPAPGLRNYWCCCGTQIGIGWGPGLTRELARWMVHGASDINMREFDPRRFGPYADQKFQIAKAKEDYLLRHEIPFPHFNRLVGRPVKPSPLHDALKSEGAVFEEVCGHERPRWFAPGGTEARDIYGFRRTALHNIIGAEVRAVRERAGTMDISAFAKVEVSGPDAAAFLDALVPNRLPSGPGRIALTHLLTEKGRIELEMTIVRLTADRFYLVCAAFFERRLLDYLTFAHQGEGITIINRSADWGAFTLNGPRAREILSACTGAELTNAGFKWMTAQEITIAGHKLWAFRMSYAGELGWEFHGPPDAILGAFLAVKAAGKAYGVANYGSFAMNAMRMEKGFKGAGELTNEVTLPEADVMRFVRMDKAFRGKAATEIALAKPLRWICTYLEVDGDGTSDGNGGEAVLSNGRQVGTVSSIAYGHGIGKLLAFAYVKADHAAPGSELEVVIMGAPRRATILTAPAHDAENLRPRADAQEAAAQ, encoded by the coding sequence ATGGTTCCATCTCACGCCCGTGTGGTCATCATTGGCGGCGGCATCATGGGCTGCGGCCTTGCCTACCACCTTGCGCACGAGGGCTGGAGCGACGTGGTGCTGCTGGAGAAGGCCGAACTGACAAGCGGGTCCACGTGGCACGCGGCGGGGCAGATCACCCATTCGACCTCCAGCTTCGCCTTGGGCACATGCGTTGGCTACAACATCAATCTCTATTCCCGCGTGCTGGAGAAGGAGACCGGCCAATCCGTCACCTGGCATGGCTGTGGATCGCTGCGGCTGGCCTATACCGAGGACGAGGTGGACTGGCTGCATCAGACGATTTCGGTCGGCAAGGGTTTGGGGTTCCCGATGGGGTTGGTCGGGCCGGAACAGATCCGCGAACTGCATCCCTTCTATAATCTGGACGGCGTCAGGGCGGCCCTGCATACGCCCGACGATGGCCATGTCGATCCGGCGGGCGCGGCGCTTGCGCTGGCCAAGGGTGCGCGGCAACTCGGGGTGCGGATCATCCGCCAATGCCGCGCCATGAATGTGACGCAGGCCGCAAGCGGTGAATGGCTGGTCGAGACCGAAGCGGGCGGTATCACCTGTGAACATGTGGTCAACGCCGGCGGCACCTACGCGCGGCAGATGGCGCTGTGGTCCGGTTACGACCTGCCGGCAACGTCGATGACGCATCACTACCTGATCACCGATACCGTTCCGGAGTTTCAGGATCTGGACAAAGAACTGCCCGTCGTGCGCGATGACCGGCTGGTGTCGGGCTACATTAGAATGGAGCAGAAATCGGGCCTGATCGGCATCTACGAGAAGGCCAACCCCAACACCGTCTGGGAGGATCACTGCCCTTGGGACGCCGAGCACGAGCTGTTCGAGCCAGATTATGACCGCATCATGCCATGGCTGGAAAGCGCGATGGGCCGGATGCCTGTGCTGGCGGATCTGGGCATCAAACGCGCCGTGCATGGCGCGATCAGCCATCCGCCCGATGGCAATCCGCTGATCGGCCCGGCGCCCGGCCTGCGCAATTACTGGTGCTGCTGCGGCACGCAGATCGGCATCGGCTGGGGGCCGGGCCTGACCCGCGAGCTGGCCCGCTGGATGGTGCATGGCGCGTCCGACATCAACATGCGCGAATTCGATCCGCGCCGGTTCGGCCCCTATGCGGATCAGAAATTCCAGATCGCCAAGGCCAAGGAGGATTACCTTCTGCGCCACGAAATCCCCTTTCCGCATTTCAACCGGCTGGTCGGCCGCCCGGTGAAACCCTCGCCGCTCCACGACGCGCTCAAATCCGAGGGCGCGGTGTTTGAGGAAGTGTGCGGCCATGAGCGCCCGCGCTGGTTTGCGCCGGGCGGCACGGAGGCGCGCGACATCTACGGCTTTCGGCGCACCGCGCTGCACAACATCATCGGCGCCGAGGTGCGCGCCGTGCGCGAGCGGGCGGGGACCATGGATATATCTGCCTTCGCCAAGGTAGAGGTATCCGGCCCGGACGCGGCAGCCTTCCTTGATGCGCTGGTGCCCAACCGCCTGCCGTCCGGGCCGGGGCGCATCGCGCTGACCCATCTGCTGACCGAAAAAGGCCGGATCGAGCTGGAAATGACCATTGTCCGACTGACCGCAGACAGGTTCTATCTGGTCTGCGCTGCGTTTTTCGAGCGGCGGCTGCTGGACTACCTGACCTTTGCGCACCAAGGCGAGGGCATCACCATCATCAACCGCTCCGCCGACTGGGGCGCGTTCACGCTGAACGGGCCGCGCGCGCGCGAAATCCTGTCGGCCTGCACCGGCGCGGAGCTCACGAATGCCGGTTTCAAATGGATGACGGCGCAGGAGATCACTATCGCAGGCCATAAACTCTGGGCGTTCCGCATGTCCTATGCCGGTGAGCTGGGCTGGGAATTCCACGGCCCGCCTGACGCGATCCTCGGCGCGTTCCTGGCTGTGAAGGCGGCGGGCAAGGCGTATGGCGTCGCCAATTACGGATCCTTCGCGATGAATGCGATGCGGATGGAGAAGGGGTTCAAGGGCGCGGGCGAATTGACCAACGAAGTGACACTGCCCGAGGCCGATGTGATGCGGTTTGTGCGCATGGACAAGGCGTTTCGCGGCAAGGCCGCGACCGAGATCGCGCTGGCAAAACCGCTGCGCTGGATCTGCACATATCTGGAAGTCGACGGCGACGGGACATCCGACGGTAATGGCGGCGAGGCGGTACTGTCGAATGGCAGGCAGGTCGGCACCGTCAGTTCCATCGCCTACGGCCACGGCATCGGCAAACTACTTGCCTTTGCCTATGTGAAGGCAGATCACGCCGCGCCCGGCTCGGAACTGGAGGTTGTCATCATGGGCGCGCCGCGTAGGGCCACAATCCTGACGGCCCCGGCCCATGACGCCGAAAACCTGCGGCCCCGCGCCGATGCACAGGAGGCAGCAGCACAATGA
- a CDS encoding aromatic ring-hydroxylating dioxygenase subunit alpha, which translates to MTVQDAPTPARSLEARYYTDPAIFANERQGLLARTWQFAGHESQVRGAGDYFSFDLAGESLFCIRGRDDVLRTFYNVCQHRAHQLVSGAGTTRVVVCPYHAWTYEMTGELRAGPNIKSVPGFDRSEISLTPVRTENMHGFIFVNLDEDAAPMEEWYPGVRAELGDYVPDIDALEPLEWVEIPEQCNWKVSIENYSECYHCSLNHPTFATGVIKPETYDIQPSERGHVLRHTTQCQSLDAMTYDIDLSKPHAGEYRSLFLWPMFSFQIYPGNLLNTYHWRAHDVDQCTVWRGWFTPRGEDSDVIRRLAIQDRATTVEEDIHLVESVYRGLQSRGYKPGPLVLDPACGLNSEHSVYALQQWMREAVDDRDLNSS; encoded by the coding sequence ATGACGGTTCAGGACGCGCCCACCCCGGCCCGTTCGCTGGAGGCGCGCTATTACACCGACCCCGCAATTTTCGCCAACGAGCGCCAAGGCCTGCTGGCCCGCACGTGGCAATTTGCCGGCCATGAAAGCCAGGTCCGGGGCGCGGGCGACTATTTCAGCTTTGACCTGGCCGGAGAAAGCCTGTTCTGCATCCGGGGCCGCGACGATGTTCTGCGGACATTCTACAACGTCTGCCAGCACCGCGCCCATCAGCTGGTCAGCGGCGCGGGCACCACGCGGGTCGTGGTCTGCCCCTACCATGCGTGGACCTACGAGATGACGGGCGAATTGCGCGCCGGCCCCAATATCAAATCCGTACCTGGGTTTGATCGCAGCGAAATTTCCCTGACGCCGGTGCGCACCGAAAACATGCATGGATTCATCTTTGTCAATCTCGACGAGGACGCCGCGCCGATGGAGGAGTGGTATCCGGGCGTGCGCGCCGAACTGGGCGACTATGTGCCCGATATCGACGCACTGGAGCCACTGGAATGGGTCGAGATCCCCGAGCAGTGCAACTGGAAAGTCTCGATCGAGAATTACTCGGAATGCTACCATTGCTCGCTGAATCACCCGACCTTTGCGACCGGCGTCATCAAACCCGAGACATATGACATCCAGCCTTCAGAACGGGGCCATGTGCTGCGCCATACGACCCAATGCCAGTCGCTGGACGCAATGACCTACGATATCGACCTGTCCAAACCCCATGCGGGCGAGTACCGCAGCCTGTTCCTGTGGCCGATGTTTTCGTTCCAGATCTATCCGGGCAACCTGCTGAACACCTATCACTGGCGCGCGCATGATGTGGATCAATGCACCGTCTGGCGCGGCTGGTTCACACCACGCGGCGAAGACAGCGACGTGATCCGCCGACTGGCAATTCAGGACCGCGCGACCACCGTAGAAGAGGATATCCATCTGGTCGAAAGCGTGTATCGCGGCCTGCAAAGCCGCGGCTACAAGCCCGGTCCGCTGGTTCTGGACCCGGCCTGCGGGCTGAACTCTGAACACTCGGTGTACGCGCTGCAACAATGGATGCGAGAGGCCGTCGATGACCGCGACCTGAACTCCAGCTAG
- a CDS encoding cytochrome c biogenesis CcdA family protein: MFDVSLMGAFLGGLIVFFSPCILPIVPFYLSYMAGASMSEISAEGALAPGVRLRAFLASVMFSLGIITVFVLLGAAAYGLSQTFRGMQTEFRLFAALVVLVMGLHFLGVFRIGFLNRAFQMDAGNTQNMSVLGAYVVGFAFAAGWTPCVGGVLTAVIFTASTEATAQRGLVLLLVFGVAMTAPFVVASLFIGPFLKFASRFRRHLPKVEKAMGLLMILFAGLIATDSVNYIAQWMLETFPAFQNI; encoded by the coding sequence ATGTTCGATGTTTCCCTGATGGGCGCGTTTCTGGGCGGTCTGATCGTGTTCTTTTCGCCCTGCATCCTGCCGATCGTGCCGTTCTATCTGAGCTACATGGCCGGCGCGTCGATGTCCGAAATCAGCGCCGAAGGCGCGCTGGCCCCGGGCGTTCGTCTGCGGGCGTTTCTGGCGTCTGTCATGTTCTCGCTGGGGATCATCACCGTCTTTGTCCTGCTGGGCGCCGCCGCCTATGGGCTGAGCCAGACCTTTCGCGGGATGCAGACCGAATTCCGTCTGTTCGCCGCGCTGGTGGTGCTGGTAATGGGCCTGCATTTTCTGGGCGTCTTTCGGATCGGGTTTCTGAACCGGGCCTTTCAGATGGACGCCGGAAATACGCAGAACATGTCCGTCTTGGGTGCCTATGTGGTCGGCTTTGCCTTTGCTGCCGGGTGGACGCCCTGCGTCGGCGGCGTGCTGACGGCGGTTATTTTCACCGCCAGCACCGAGGCGACCGCCCAGCGCGGGTTGGTCCTGCTGCTGGTCTTTGGCGTCGCGATGACCGCGCCCTTTGTCGTGGCGTCGCTGTTCATCGGGCCCTTTCTGAAATTCGCCTCCAGGTTCCGCCGCCATCTGCCCAAGGTCGAAAAGGCGATGGGCCTGCTGATGATCCTGTTTGCCGGTCTGATCGCTACCGACAGCGTCAACTACATCGCGCAGTGGATGCTGGAAACCTTCCCCGCCTTTCAGAACATATAG
- a CDS encoding helix-turn-helix transcriptional regulator: MSLPVITNDMSDAEIERMMRNARNAAQFLKAISHEGRLMILCHLATGEKSVTELERLLSSRQAAVSQQLSRLRSEGLVSPRREGKAIYYSLTDPRAVQILDVVYDLFCKDG, from the coding sequence ATGTCATTGCCTGTCATCACGAACGACATGTCCGACGCCGAGATCGAGCGGATGATGCGAAACGCCCGCAACGCAGCGCAATTCCTCAAGGCGATCAGCCATGAAGGCCGCCTGATGATCCTGTGCCATCTGGCCACGGGCGAGAAATCGGTGACCGAGCTGGAAAGGCTGCTATCGTCGCGCCAGGCGGCGGTGTCGCAGCAATTGTCGCGGCTGCGCAGTGAAGGGCTGGTTTCCCCGCGCCGCGAGGGCAAGGCGATCTACTACAGTTTGACAGATCCGCGCGCCGTTCAGATACTCGATGTTGTCTACGATCTGTTCTGCAAGGACGGATAA
- a CDS encoding zinc-binding dehydrogenase, with protein sequence MADIVGGPYRSTLVDILERGGRYTCSGAIAGPMVTPDLRPLYLRDLTLTGSTVIPLDVFDRLMGYIEGGEIRPVLAATYPLCDLREAQQAFIDKQYTGNIVVQP encoded by the coding sequence GTGGCCGATATCGTTGGCGGGCCGTATCGGTCGACGCTCGTGGACATATTGGAGCGCGGCGGGCGCTACACTTGCTCGGGGGCGATTGCGGGACCGATGGTGACGCCGGACCTGCGCCCCCTTTATCTGCGCGATCTGACCCTTACCGGTTCTACCGTCATCCCGCTTGATGTTTTTGACAGGCTTATGGGGTATATTGAAGGCGGTGAAATCAGGCCGGTCCTTGCCGCCACGTATCCGCTGTGCGACCTTCGCGAGGCGCAGCAGGCGTTCATCGACAAGCAGTACACCGGCAATATCGTGGTGCAGCCATGA
- a CDS encoding thioredoxin family protein, producing the protein MKRLFATLILTLLPAFVMAATIGDDGLHKQDWMRDTFKDLTEDLAEANAEGKRLVVMVEQRGCIYCTKMHEEVFSRANVASYIRDNFFVVQVNLHGDTELTDFDGETLSEKQAARKWGLLFTPSILFLPEEVEAGATAQSAAVALMPGAFGAGTTLDMFTWVNEKRYGADFDEDFQRYHARRIQERQDGTTD; encoded by the coding sequence ATGAAACGCCTGTTTGCCACCCTCATCCTGACCCTCCTGCCTGCCTTCGTCATGGCTGCCACGATAGGCGATGACGGCCTGCACAAGCAGGACTGGATGCGCGACACCTTCAAGGACCTGACCGAGGATCTGGCCGAGGCAAACGCCGAGGGCAAGCGACTGGTCGTCATGGTCGAGCAGCGCGGCTGCATTTACTGCACAAAGATGCACGAGGAGGTCTTCTCGCGCGCGAATGTGGCCAGCTACATCCGCGACAATTTCTTTGTCGTGCAGGTCAATCTGCACGGCGACACCGAACTGACCGATTTCGACGGCGAGACGCTGAGCGAAAAGCAGGCGGCGCGCAAATGGGGCCTGCTGTTCACCCCGTCGATTCTGTTCCTGCCCGAAGAGGTCGAGGCAGGCGCAACGGCCCAGAGTGCGGCGGTTGCGCTGATGCCGGGCGCATTCGGGGCCGGCACCACGCTGGATATGTTCACATGGGTAAATGAAAAACGTTACGGCGCTGATTTCGATGAGGATTTTCAGCGTTATCACGCGCGACGCATACAGGAACGGCAGGACGGCACGACCGATTGA
- a CDS encoding MurR/RpiR family transcriptional regulator — protein sequence MNKTNVPSPATPADLLETLQSGRLDLTPELRKIADFLLENPYEIGVCSIRQLATKAEVKPNTLVRLSRALGMDSYEAFREVFRDEIRQGRETYPDRARWLQSLAQRGEMGALYAASAESAIDNIESLFAATDHHLIEAAARDIVAARRCYVLGVGVNNAVARNFAYLAGMAIDGVRALPQGGTLPVDGIARAGSRDILIAMTFRPYRREIVEAVAVARAQGVQVIAISDSLACPIMVDAQHRFVVPTDTPQFFISTIALSAFFEVLIAFIIAEAGEDAVTSVDAYHAQRQALGIYVEDKDWHS from the coding sequence ATGAATAAAACAAATGTTCCCTCGCCCGCCACGCCAGCCGACCTTCTCGAAACGCTTCAGTCCGGGCGCTTGGACCTGACGCCTGAACTAAGGAAAATTGCAGATTTCCTGCTGGAAAACCCCTATGAGATCGGCGTCTGCTCGATCCGCCAGCTTGCTACCAAGGCAGAGGTCAAGCCGAACACTCTGGTACGTTTGTCCCGCGCCCTTGGCATGGACAGCTACGAGGCGTTTCGCGAAGTGTTCCGCGACGAGATCCGGCAGGGCCGCGAAACCTATCCCGACCGCGCCCGTTGGCTGCAATCGCTGGCGCAGCGCGGCGAGATGGGCGCGCTTTATGCCGCCAGCGCGGAATCGGCCATCGACAACATCGAGAGCCTGTTCGCCGCGACCGACCATCACCTGATCGAGGCCGCAGCCCGCGACATCGTCGCCGCGCGGCGCTGTTATGTGCTGGGGGTCGGGGTGAATAATGCCGTCGCCCGGAACTTTGCCTATCTCGCCGGAATGGCCATCGACGGCGTGCGCGCCCTGCCCCAAGGCGGCACGCTGCCGGTGGATGGCATCGCGCGCGCAGGCAGCCGTGACATCCTGATCGCCATGACCTTTCGCCCCTACCGCCGCGAGATCGTCGAGGCGGTCGCCGTGGCACGTGCGCAGGGCGTGCAGGTCATCGCCATCTCCGACAGCCTTGCCTGTCCGATCATGGTCGACGCGCAGCACCGCTTTGTCGTGCCGACGGACACGCCGCAGTTCTTCATCTCGACAATTGCGCTCAGCGCGTTTTTCGAGGTTCTGATTGCCTTCATCATCGCCGAGGCTGGTGAAGATGCCGTTACCTCGGTCGATGCCTATCACGCGCAGCGGCAGGCTTTGGGGATCTATGTCGAGGATAAGGATTGGCACTCATGA